In a single window of the Acyrthosiphon pisum isolate AL4f chromosome X, pea_aphid_22Mar2018_4r6ur, whole genome shotgun sequence genome:
- the LOC100570653 gene encoding LOW QUALITY PROTEIN: uncharacterized protein LOC100570653 (The sequence of the model RefSeq protein was modified relative to this genomic sequence to represent the inferred CDS: inserted 1 base in 1 codon), which translates to MWSNYKRLFNGFSVNTIICIAYKSHYEALNISKTATHKEIKDAYYRLSMIYHPDKNKGSEEAAKIFRDITSAYEILGNVRQRKLYDSAANLNQNSSQFTTKQQPFETMYTKNDIYKTNVSSRDYNFEQWSXGSLYKCI; encoded by the exons atgtggagCAATTATAAGAGATTATTTAATGGTTTTagtgtaaatacaattatttgtatagcttATAAAAGCCATTATGAAGCGCTAAATATCTCTAAAACTGCCACAcataaagaaataaaagatGCGTATTATCGActatcaatgatatatcatccagataaaaataaaggaaGTGAAGAAGCTGCAAAAATTTTCCGTGATATAACTTCAGCATATGAAATCTTGGGAAATGTCCgtcaaagaaaattatatgatagtGCAGCtaacttaaatcaaaattcttctCAATTTACTACTAAACAACAACCTTTTGaaacaatgtatacaaaaaatgatatttataaaaccaatgtcAGTAGCAGAGACTATAATTTTGAACAGTGGT AAGGctcattatacaaatgtatttag